One stretch of Paenibacillus sp. AN1007 DNA includes these proteins:
- a CDS encoding copper amine oxidase N-terminal domain-containing protein, whose translation MKMKMKTFIAPVLSLSLLMPGIAGAAAAPQTSTSMTMMKASVNTPAADLRANLDHLLSEHFALAVTAMAKAYDGAKDADAAYKALDQNALDMQPAIASLYGEAGAKEFERIFRAHNKYTDDLVKATKMGNQAGIKQAQDNINGFVDEFSTFLSTATEGKLPKNAAKQALKVHEDLVQKVFDEYVAGDYTDAYKAYREGFKEMFDVSKALSTAITTQMPEKFNNTKADTKAADLRSALNHLASEHFALSALQMQEQYDGRTAASGALVTAEAGNTADFKAAIASIYGNEGANAFEKIWVTDHVNAQSDYVKAVKDNDATARAAVQKRIDGFTTEFATFLDSATAGNLPKSAAQQALTTHENQVQKVLDQYAAGSYDASYTTNREGFKVMFGVGQALGNAIVTQFNDKFQETAPTMPAPTPAPDMTTVWMKLNSKMLKINDKTTNMDTTPVLWKNTTYIPLRFLSEGIGATVKWDKKAQQVTVMAGNDTLVFWVNNTVMEVNGTKKNVGSTVFVNKDGRTQVPLRFIAELLQWNVKWAQKDGSITLTKAM comes from the coding sequence ATGAAGATGAAAATGAAAACTTTTATTGCACCTGTACTTAGCTTGTCGCTGTTAATGCCAGGAATCGCGGGAGCTGCTGCTGCACCCCAGACTTCCACTTCCATGACGATGATGAAAGCATCCGTAAACACCCCTGCGGCTGACCTTAGAGCAAACCTGGATCATCTGCTGTCCGAGCACTTTGCGTTGGCGGTAACGGCTATGGCGAAAGCTTATGATGGAGCAAAAGATGCCGATGCAGCCTACAAAGCACTCGACCAAAATGCATTGGATATGCAGCCGGCGATTGCTTCGCTCTACGGTGAGGCAGGTGCCAAAGAATTCGAACGCATCTTCCGTGCACATAACAAATATACCGACGATCTGGTGAAAGCCACTAAGATGGGCAATCAGGCCGGCATCAAGCAAGCACAGGATAACATCAACGGCTTCGTGGACGAATTCTCCACATTCCTGAGCACAGCGACAGAAGGTAAATTGCCGAAAAACGCGGCTAAACAAGCATTGAAAGTGCATGAAGACCTCGTGCAAAAAGTATTCGATGAGTACGTAGCCGGAGATTACACCGATGCATACAAGGCATATCGTGAAGGGTTCAAGGAAATGTTCGACGTAAGTAAAGCACTTTCCACCGCGATCACTACACAAATGCCTGAGAAATTTAACAACACCAAAGCAGATACCAAAGCAGCTGATTTGAGATCTGCACTCAATCACTTGGCTTCGGAGCACTTTGCGCTTTCCGCTCTGCAAATGCAGGAGCAGTATGATGGGCGCACAGCGGCATCGGGTGCCCTTGTTACAGCAGAAGCTGGAAATACGGCAGACTTCAAAGCCGCGATTGCTTCTATCTATGGTAATGAAGGAGCGAATGCATTCGAGAAAATCTGGGTGACGGACCATGTCAATGCTCAAAGTGATTATGTCAAAGCGGTAAAAGATAATGATGCGACTGCGCGTGCAGCCGTGCAAAAACGGATCGACGGATTTACAACGGAGTTCGCTACATTCCTGGATTCCGCAACAGCGGGCAACCTGCCGAAATCGGCAGCACAACAAGCCCTGACGACGCATGAAAATCAAGTGCAAAAAGTGCTGGATCAATATGCAGCAGGCAGCTATGATGCTTCTTACACGACGAACCGTGAAGGCTTCAAAGTGATGTTCGGGGTAGGTCAAGCGCTGGGTAATGCCATTGTGACCCAATTCAACGACAAGTTCCAAGAGACAGCACCTACCATGCCTGCACCAACACCAGCTCCGGACATGACAACAGTATGGATGAAGCTGAACAGCAAAATGCTGAAAATTAACGACAAAACAACGAACATGGATACCACACCTGTACTTTGGAAAAATACAACATACATCCCGCTGCGTTTCCTGAGTGAAGGCATTGGCGCGACAGTGAAGTGGGACAAAAAGGCTCAGCAAGTTACAGTTATGGCCGGTAATGATACACTCGTATTCTGGGTGAATAACACGGTCATGGAAGTGAACGGCACGAAGAAAAACGTTGGTTCCACCGTGTTTGTAAACAAAGACGGACGTACACAAGTACCGCTGCGTTTCATTGCTGAATTGCTGCAATGGAATGTGAAATGGGCTCAGAAAGATGGTTCCATTACGCTGACTAAAGCAATGTAA
- a CDS encoding disulfide oxidoreductase — MSSASHSEKPARGVDTRLFIAWAVSVIATGGSLYFSEIKDFLPCDLCWFQRIFMYPLTILLGIAYFKDDVGITKYVLPLSFIGGGISLYHVTIQRIFSATGNAVACGKVPCYTDYLNWFGFITIPLLALIAFIIIIVMLWGIGKTSKSSI, encoded by the coding sequence ATGAGTTCAGCATCCCATTCAGAGAAGCCCGCACGAGGTGTGGATACCCGTTTATTTATTGCCTGGGCTGTGTCTGTCATTGCAACCGGGGGAAGTCTTTATTTTAGTGAAATCAAAGATTTTCTTCCATGTGATCTGTGCTGGTTCCAGCGCATCTTTATGTATCCGTTAACGATTCTGCTCGGGATCGCGTACTTCAAGGATGACGTAGGGATTACCAAATACGTGCTTCCACTGAGCTTTATCGGAGGTGGTATCTCCTTGTATCACGTTACTATTCAACGGATCTTCTCGGCTACGGGCAATGCGGTGGCATGCGGTAAGGTACCATGTTACACCGACTATCTGAACTGGTTTGGTTTTATCACGATTCCGCTGCTGGCGCTGATCGCATTTATCATCATTATTGTCATGCTGTGGGGAATTGGCAAAACATCTAAATCTTCTATTTAA